DNA sequence from the Excalfactoria chinensis isolate bCotChi1 chromosome 2, bCotChi1.hap2, whole genome shotgun sequence genome:
TACGGTTTATAGCGGACGGACAACGTGCGGAGCGCGTTCCTCGGCGGCGGTGGGGAGGGCCCCGCGGCCCGGGCTGCTCCGGCGGCAACGGAGAGAGGGGGGGCCCCGAGCTGGGGCGGTGACCGCGGCTCCTTTTCCCCGCAGCCCGGGCCGCTCAGCCCCGCGGAGACCGCGCAGAAGGCGCCGCGGTCGGGCCGCCCCGACCCCTCCGAGCCCGTCGGCCGGGCCGGGGCACGGCGGCCGCTAACAAAGGCGGAGCGGCCCCTCCACGTGTGCGCGGCCCCACCGGCCCTCCGCGCCGCGTTGCCGGCTCCGGGCCCGCTCCCCGCTCCCGGCCGCATTAGCGGAGCGGCCATTTACTGCCCCCGGATTGCGGCAGCGCCCAGGTTAGCTCATAAAGCCATTCACACTCAACAATGGGGATTTTCTCAACAATTAACAAGAAACAACATAATAAAGCCATTTACAAAGCCCGCGCTATTTACGATAAATTAGCCGCTCTTTAAGAGAGCGGTGCGTAATTTCACACACTTTACAGCCGAGCCGCAGCACGCAGCGGACGGTCCTGTTGCGCTCCGCGCGGAGCCTCTCCCTGTCCCCCCTTCCCGGGCCGACCCCGCAGCCGTTCCCGGGACCCGCGGGCCTCTCCCCGCCGCGCACAAaccggggggcggcggcgccgTGCGTACGGCCGCGGGGCCGTTGTGGGGCGCGGGCCGGGAGGCGCTGTGCGGCGCGGCGGCCCCCGGGGCCCGCGAGGAGCGGCTCGTggcgcggcgcggggcgcggggccggcggcgTGGCGCCGGGCAAGATGGCGGCCCGAGGCGCGCCGTGCCCCGCGATGGGGCCGCCCCGAGAGCGGCTCAGCGCCGCCCGCGGCCTGCGGGAGCCCGGCACCGAGCGGCGCGGCCCCGGGGCCGCTTCTTCCCTGCCCCGAGCCGCGCTTCCTCCCTCGTTTCGCGTTCCCGTGGCCGGCGAGCGGAGGCGGCGCCGCGAGGAGCGGCTCCCGCCGAAGTGCGGCTGTTTACACGCGCGGCTGTTGCGGCGTGTTTGCGCTGCTAAGGACCGAGCGGCGGACGAGGGCCGCTGCCGGAGAGGCGCTCCTCGGCATCGGGAGGGCCGGGCGCCGTGCGGGGCCGCCGGCTCTGCCGGCCGCTATTGTGAGCGCCTCGTGCGAAACATCGCGGGCCTTCGGCGCGGGGCTGGCGGGGCCGGCCGGCAGCGAAAGGAGCGCGGGGAGAGGCCGGGCCGCGGCTCGGCATTGTGCGGGGAGCGCCCGGCAGCGGGGGAGGTCCGGCCTGCCGTCCCGCATCCCCGAGCCGCAGCCCGCCCGCTCGGAGCGCGGCCGAACGCGGCTGGATGGGGAATGGCGGAGGCTGCGAGCTCTGGCTCGGTGGGCCCCGGCCGCTATTTCCGCTCCGTGGTCGCCCTTCTTTTGTACTTGGGAGCCGGACCCGGGGATGAGTCTCTCCGTGTTCTTTCCCGTCGCCATCGCTCCCAGGAAAACCACGGCTGTCTGCAGCCGCTTCCCCGCACGGAGCGTTTCCCCGCAGACCTCCCCGAGTAGGAAACGTTCACTTTTTCTGCACCTCTCCCTTGAACACTCACACGTGCGAACAGCAACAGACAAAACGTGGTAGCGTTGTTCTCGTTTGCGCAGTTGCTTCGATTTTATTGGCAACTCAACCTGCCGAAGGGAAAAGGATccgtgttaaaaaaaaaacaacaccgGGGGAAGAACAGCAAAGTTCACACGGCAGCGCGGCCGCTCGCATCACCGCgcgtgcagcagcagagggaataCCCGCTGCAGGCAGTGCGTGCTGTAACGCGAGGTGGTACGGCAGCATCCCCGCCGCCGGGGCACGGCACGTGTTCCCTTCTCGGTGCTCGGGAGCTCTCAGCGCGGTCCCAAACTCCCTTTTGTCCTCGGCCCGGCCGCAGGCATCTCCCCCACCGGCAGGGCAGGGAGCTCGGCCTGCGGTGTACCTGGGAGGAGCACACGCGCTGCGCCACGTCGCTTTTCCTTTATGGAATTCTGTGGGGTTTCGTGCACCCGGAGCGGGAAAATGGTGGAATTTCATCACTGATACGTTTTAATTTTCCTCTGCCGTGAACATCACGACCAAACCGTGGCCTGGCCCATCAGGCCACCTTCGTTTTTCCTTGCGTTACAATTTACCGTAAGGGAGAAATGTGTTCTTGGTTCACAGCGCAATGTATTTGTTCGACTTTGTGTTAGTGAGGCTGGGATGGGAGCGAGCTCTGTCTCAGCACCACTTATGGTGCCATCTCCAACAGCCGTCCGACCCTCCGAACTGGGAGGATCGCCGTGTTTTGCACGGCAGTGCGTGATGTACCTGGTGACACTCCCGGCACGGTGACACCACGGGGCCCGTGAGCAGCAGCGAGTGCACACGTGTGGCGATGGGGATATGTGACTCCGTGCCTCCCGCTGCACCCTGGCCAGGCGCCATACGTCCCCGGCCCTGCAGGGCCTGTTTGGGATCAGTGTGTgtctctctcccctcccccttctctcctcatccctccccccccccccccggatTATTTCAGGAACCCGAAAAGGCACCTCTGCAATTTACAATTCCCAACCACATCAGCACAGCGTAATTGGAAGTAAACAGGGTCAGGGGACGGAGTTCCTCTGAAAGCGATACGTTGTTTAATTGACACGGCAAAATTTTAGGCTTCCAGTTTGCATATTACATCTCCGCAGCTTTTCAATTTGAtttccacccccacccccacaccttttctttttttttgcgGTGCAGGGAAGACCTCTGTCAGGCAGAGCACAGCCGGGGCTTCCCGGGCCGGTGCGCTCTGACCATATTCACAACTCTCTGGAAATAGGGCCACAGTCTGCTCGGCCCCAAACGCACGGGAGTTAAACACTCGACCCCCAGCCACCCTGAGAGCCGATTTTTCACGACCATCGTAATTTCAGCAGCGCGGTTAAATATGCAGAGTACCTTTTGCAATTGGCAGCTCTAAGTGATGTGAGAGTGCGGGGGAAGGGTAACCCCTCGGAAGGGCGATTGTTTACTCTCTTTAACTATATTTGGTGCAGGTATTTCTAGAGCTGGGCTTTACAATGGGGGAAAAGGAGGGCGCGGGGATAGCGCGGAGCTGCGGGCGGCGGCGTGCGCGGAGCCACGAGGGCTGCGGGGGGCACCACAAAGGCAGGGATGAAACAGCCGAGAGCGGCAGCGGATCGCCAGCAGAATGTTGACTTTGAGTCACACGGTAAACATCACGttgtggctttgttttcctttttttttttttttccccttttcttttttttcccttttctttgatTTACGATAAATTATCCTCCCGAGATTGATCGATGAGTGGAATCCTTAACATTTAATTTAGGAATGATCTAGTATAAATAAAGCGCCAGtccaaagaaagaaaccagCAGTCCTTCAGATGAAACCCCGCTGATGCAGCACTCGGCCTTCCCGGGGCCGCAAACTTTTGGGCCTCGCTCGGAGCTGAGCCCGTCCCCCCACACCGGGGCCCATCCGCAGCCCTCGGCCCCGGGCCCGGCTGCTGCGTGTCggccttcctttcttttttcttttttctcttttcttttttatttattttttctttctttttattttatttatttatttatttattccctttcttttgGAGGGGCTTTGGGGGCAGGGAGAGAAACAGTGAACCTCTTGAAGCGTATTTCCTCGGAATCCAACCGGGGGAGCTCCCAAACGGAGGGGAAAGCGTGGATAAACTGCAATAATTCAAAGTGTAGGGAATCAGGAatttttaaacagtgtttttaattgaaaataaagctAAAGCATGCTTTTCAACAGTGCaaattttccatcattttgATTTACCGCTTCCATCATCACAATATATTATACCGGCATGTCTCTCCGAGGCGAGGCCCTCGCCCCCGCCCGCTCCACTATTTCGATATTAAGTGCAAATAGAGATAATCGCCTCTGATTGTCACGTGCGGTAGAAACGTTTCTGCTACATAGAGAGGACGGCCTGGAAACAAAAACCGACAGCGCCGGGGTTCGGGGCTGAGGACACCGAGGCTGCAGAGCCCGAGTTCAGGGCCGGAGAGCCACGAGCAGCGAGGGGTTCGCGTTTGCTGCGCTGTTCCCACTCCTGGCCCCTCGCTCCGCTCTCTCTGAGCCGCATTTACTGCTTCGCTATTTCCTGCGGCCCGCGCGGGGTTGCCCATAAATCGCCGCGGGCCGGGCAGGGCTCTGAGCGCCGGGCGAGTTTGCAGGGGCACGTTCGGAGCGCAGCTTCGGCACGACGTGAGCGGGTAACAGTAACCTTATTTAAGACCTCTGGGTGAAACAAAAAGGCTTCCAATCGCAACGAGGGGCTGTGCGAGAGAAAGGACGCCCTTTCCCCGCGCTGCAATCCCCCGTTTcgagctgctctctgcccccGCCTTCCCCAGGGGCTGAGCGCAGCTCTGTGGGCCCAGGGCACCGCACCGCCCCGCTCCGAGCGCCGAGGTGCGGCCAGCCCTCCTGTGCGGCCGTGGCACTTCACAAACTTGAACTGAATTAACAGTTAGACTGCCATGTTCGAAATCTAGTGCATAAATTTAATGGCTCATTCTAGTATTTATTATTCAACCTTTTGACATTTATTTGCAGCAGTTGAATTGAGGTACTGGTGCATTATTAGCATTCAAACAGTAAAGTGTTCCAGCTCTACCGGCGTAACTGAGTTGAGTTGAGTCTTTGCCTGAAGTACTCTGTGGAATGtaacaaaaaaatacccaaatgtaacaggaaaaacaaaaacaaaaaaaaacaaaagaaaaacaaaaaagacccgaccaaaccaaaaccaaaaccactgtcggaacaaggaaagaaaacgGTAATCCGGGTTCTGTCTTCACAAACGACACGACGGATCCCAGCAGCCAGCGCTGCGCGGCGTTAAGGGCCGCACGAACCTTCCTGCCGAGCTCACGCAGCGCACAGACCGAGAGGTGGTTCCAGCAAAGATTTTCCaaagtattttattaattaaatttCCTGAATTTGTGGCTAGGTGGGAGAGGTATTGCAGAGCCGCCCAGCTGCCATTTCCACACGGGATGGGCCCTGTGAGGTGCTTGCGAGTCCTTAGTGGTGCTTAAGGAGTAAGCTGGCAACAAATCCCCGTCATGGCCAATAATTAGCGACGGTGGACAGGGAAAATTTGCCATGAAATTAAACGGCCTTTTCACCGCTGATGCTACATTGCCGGCTACCCTTCTGCGCCTATTGTTGGCCGTGAGATCGTCCAGTGTTCCTTCGGGCTCGGCTTTACCTGCGGGCCGCGGGCTCCGCGCCGATTTCAGATTTGGTTTGAGTGGAGGAGGCTGCAGCGCGGGCCGCTTGCCCAGAACCAGCGTCCTGTAGTTCTTTCTCACCCTCGCTCCAAATTTATACTCCCCATCCTCAGGTTTTGGAGTACCTAAAGTGCATGAGAGGCCCTGACTCTGAGTCAGCGGGGGGAAGGAAGTGGTTTCTTTCTCAGTGCATGCAGAATCCTCCTTGGCCGTTCCTAAAGCGTCCTGCTCGCTGCCCTCCGTCACGCCGCGACGCTCCTCCTCGGGATCATTGCACTCACACCGCAGCTCGTGGGGCGGAGGGTCGGGCCCGTCCTTGCCGCTCGCCTCCTCCTCGGTTTTGATGCGGACGCGGTGCGGGAAGGGCAGCGCCTCGGCCTCCGGCTCAGCGCTCCGCGGCTCCGCAGCCCCCGGAGAGGCGGCGTCCTCCGCGGGGTCGGTCCGTAACGAGGGCAAATCCGTGGCAAATTCAATACAATGAGGGATTTGGGAATCTTTTTCGGAATTCGCAGCCGCTGATGAAGAATCATTATTTAAGATCCTAGCAGCTATTGTATTGTTATCTGCACAGTGTGTAGTAGTTGCTGGAAGGCATTTCCTTGCCTCTCTGAGTATTCTTTGTTGTGGAAATGCATTGTTTGTCTTTGGGCTAGGTGAAGAGGCCCCCTTTGCAACGCAGTTAATTGTTAGGTCAGTACTCTTGGCGTTATTGGGAAATTCAGAGTGTGGGAATGTGATCTCGGCCGCCCTCCGCTCCCTTATCTCCGCGAAGCAGCTCCCAGGGCCGCCGGGGCAGCGCAGCGCCGGGCCCCAGCCGGGCCGGCCCCACTCCTCGGGCAGCTCCGGCTTCACGCAGCCCGCGGCGCGGCGGAGGGCGGGAGGCCCGCCGGGATCCGTCGGGGCCGGAGCCGggggccggggggcggcggcggcggccagATGGTACAAGAAGTTGGCGTGCACCACGGCGGGCGGGCTGCAGAAGCTGGTGCGCCTGAAGCGGATGCTCTGCACCGAGACCTGGCTGGAGACCGAGCTGGAGTCGGAGTCCGAGGtgctgtcctcctcctcctcctcctcttcctcctcctcctcctcctcctcctcttcctcctcctcctccgagCTGCCCTCGCTGGAGTCCGAGCCGCCGCTGCCCtcctcgtcctcctcctcctcgtcctcctcctccGAGCTGCCCTCGCTGGAGCTGGACGGGCTGGAGCCGCAGTCCGAGTCGTGCGCGGCGCGGCCGGAGCAGCAGCTGGACTCCGAGTCGCTGCTGCCGCTCTCGGCGAAGGCGGACGAAGGCGGCGGCCCGAAGCCGCGCGGCAGCGGCAGAGGCAGCCGCGGGGTGCCGCGGGGCCGACAGGGCCGCGCCAGGGCCAGGGGCCGCCGGGGGGGGCCCAGCGCGGCGGCGACGGCGgcgacggcggcggcggcggcggcggcggcggcggcggccccgtgtcggcggcggcggcagcgggcggGCAGGGGCAGGGGCGGGGGCCCGGCGGCCGGGAGCCGAGGCCGCGCCgtggcggcggcgggcggggggcgggcggcgggaggGCGGCGGGCGCGGAGGGGAGCGCAGCCGCCCGCGGCCGTTTCATAGCCGCCGGGGGGTTTGCGGGGCGCCCGGGCCAGCTCCGGGTAGCCGTGGCCAGTGTATTTACTAAAAAGGTGAGGTAGATGGGAGGCCGGCAGCAGGGCCGCGGCCCCCGGCCGCAGAGCTTTCCGCCTGATTGGCAGCAGCGGCCGGGGAGAGTCATTCAAACCCAGCCAAAGTTTGTTCTCCTTCCAGAAGCCGCGGAAGGGGTCGGCGGGCGCCCGCTCCGGCCGCAGCTCGGCGCCCGCCAGGGCCCGGCCGAGCTTCCGCCGCTTTGTCCTGAGGACCCGCTCGGTCTTGCAGGAGGTGTAGAGCGCTTCCACGTCCTCTCTGGAGATGAGCGTGCATTTGGCGGCGTGGAACGCGATGGAGTTGATGGCT
Encoded proteins:
- the SKIDA1 gene encoding SKI/DACH domain-containing protein 1, which gives rise to MGDLKSGFEEVDGVRLGYLIIKGKQMFALSQVFTDLLKNIPRTTVHKRMDHLKVKKHHCDLEELRKLKAINSIAFHAAKCTLISREDVEALYTSCKTERVLRTKRRKLGRALAGAELRPERAPADPFRGFWKENKLWLGLNDSPRPLLPIRRKALRPGAAALLPASHLPHLFSKYTGHGYPELARAPRKPPGGYETAAGGCAPLRARRPPAARPPPAAATARPRLPAAGPPPLPLPARCRRRRHGAAAAAAAAAAAVAAVAAALGPPRRPLALARPCRPRGTPRLPLPLPRGFGPPPSSAFAESGSSDSESSCCSGRAAHDSDCGSSPSSSSEGSSEEEDEEEEDEEGSGGSDSSEGSSEEEEEEEEEEEEEEEEEEEEDSTSDSDSSSVSSQVSVQSIRFRRTSFCSPPAVVHANFLYHLAAAAAPRPPAPAPTDPGGPPALRRAAGCVKPELPEEWGRPGWGPALRCPGGPGSCFAEIRERRAAEITFPHSEFPNNAKSTDLTINCVAKGASSPSPKTNNAFPQQRILREARKCLPATTTHCADNNTIAARILNNDSSSAAANSEKDSQIPHCIEFATDLPSLRTDPAEDAASPGAAEPRSAEPEAEALPFPHRVRIKTEEEASGKDGPDPPPHELRCECNDPEEERRGVTEGSEQDALGTAKEDSACTEKETTSFPPLTQSQGLSCTLGTPKPEDGEYKFGARVRKNYRTLVLGKRPALQPPPLKPNLKSARSPRPAGKAEPEGTLDDLTANNRRRRVAGNVASAVKRPFNFMANFPCPPSLIIGHDGDLLPAYSLSTTKDSQAPHRAHPVWKWQLGGSAIPLPPSHKFRKFN